Sequence from the Arvicanthis niloticus isolate mArvNil1 chromosome Y unlocalized genomic scaffold, mArvNil1.pat.X SUPER_Y_unloc_2, whole genome shotgun sequence genome:
cattcataaggtttctctccagtatgtgtccttttatgacattggagactactgtgatatgaaaatgctttaccacattgatcacattcataaggtttctctccagtatgtgttcttttatgtctttggagatgactgtgacatgaaaaggctttaccacagtgattacattgataaggtttctctccagtatgtgttcttttatgtctttggagatgactgtgacatgaaaaggctttaccacattgattacattcataaggtttctctgcattatgtgttcttttatgtttttggagatgactgtgacatgaaaaggctttaccacattgattacattcataaggtttctctccagtatgtgttcttttatgagattgtagaccactgtgatatgaaaaggttttaccacattgattacattcataaggtttctctccagcatgatttcttttatgacattggagaTTACGGTTACatgaaaaagctttaccacattgattacatacataaggtttctctcctgtatgtattcttttatgagattggagatgactgcgacatgaaaaggctttaccacattgattacattcataaggtctctctccagtatgtgttcttttatgatattggagaccactgtgacatgaaaaggttttaccacattgattacattgataatgattacattcataagctttctctccagtatgtgttcttttatgagatcggagatgactgcgacatgaaaaggctttaccaca
This genomic interval carries:
- the LOC143433970 gene encoding uncharacterized protein LOC143433970; translation: MLETYWNLTAIDYNLEDHHIEEQCQTSRSHERHERSHTGEKPYECNQCGKAFSRHSGLQYHKRTHTGEKPYVCNQCSKAFARPSLLQSHKRIHTGEKPYECLQCGKAFSCHSSLQKHKRTHTGEKPYECTQCGKGFLYHSHLQRHKRTHTGEKPYECNQCGKAFSCRSHLRSHKRTHTGEKAYECNHYQCNQCGKTFSCHSGLQYHKRTHTGERPYECNQCGKAFSCRSHLQSHKRIHTGEKPYVCNQCGKAFSCNRNLQCHKRNHAGEKPYECNQCGKTFSYHSGLQSHKRTHTGEKPYECNQCGKAFSCHSHLQKHKRTHNAEKPYECNQCGKAFSCHSHLQRHKRTHTGEKPYQCNHCGKAFSCHSHLQRHKRTHTGEKPYECDQCGKAFSYHSSLQCHKRTHTGEKPYECNQCGKTFSYYSGLQYHKTTHTGEKPYE